Within the Bacteroidia bacterium genome, the region AAAACTGCCCGAACGAATTCAAACTGCCATTGAGATGGTTAAATCTTACGGCACTATTGGGATCGGGCGTACGATGACCGCTTTCAACAAAAAGTAGATGATAAGGTTCTTGTTACTATCCTTGATGTTTGCAAGTACCTTTTCTGCTGTACGGGGGAATGCACTGGATTCTCTGCTTACACTGCTAAAAACTGCCCACGACACCGACCGGATCCACCTCGTTATACTTATCAGCGATGAATACCGCTTCACCGACCTTGATAAAGCCATTCAATATGGTCATCTCGGTGTGGAGCTGGCAGAAAAAGAGAATTACGTGGTACTGATGATGGAAGCCTATAATTATCTGGGAAACGCCTACCGGGATAAAGGAAATTACGATTTGGGGTTGATCTATTTACACAAAGCCGAGAAGCTGGCAAAAGAAGAAAATAATCTGATGTGGAGGTCTAAGTCCTGCAATAACCTCGGAAATATTTATGGAGAAAAGGGTGATGATGAAATGTCATTAAAATATTATATTGAAGGTTACAAATTCGCTGAACAGATTGGTGATTACGACGCCATGGTTGTTACCGGCGGAAATGTGGGCGCAGTCTACCTGTCGCGCAAACAGCCCGTACCCGCCCTGCAATATTTCAGGCAATCGCTGAACTCCATTTCTAAAATAAAAACAGAGGCAAATAAATTCAGGGTTCAGTTTGCAATGTGGTTAAATATCGGGGCCTGCCATTTTGACCTTGATAACATGGACAGTGCTCTCTTCTATTTCCAGAAGACGCTTGAATTAGCCGAAAAGAATAAGAATGCTTCCAAGATTGCCTCCGCCAAGGAGCAAATTGCCTGTGTTCATATGAAACGTGGTAATCTTACGGAGGCGATCCAACTTTTCGAAGAGGTACTGAAGATCTTCCGGGAACTTGATCACAAGCCCAAAATACAGGATATGCTTGTTTACATGGGAGAAGCATATTTCAGAGCGGGAGATTATAACAAAGCTGCGGCCATCTATGAAGAAGCCCTGACCTTATCGAAAGAAATGGGGATCAACTCCTACACCTTTGAAATCTATGATGGCATATCAAAGGTCGCAGAAAAACAAAATGATTTCAAAAAAGCCTATCTATTCTCCAGGAATGCGATACGTTTCAAGGACTCCATCAAACGAGATGAGGATATCCGGTTACTGGCTGAGATGCAAACCCGGTTTGAAACAGAAAAAAAGCAAAAGGAAATAGAATTACTCAACGAGAAAGACCGGAATAACAAAATCATCATCTGGGCGGTTGGGATCGGATTAGTTCTTGTACTCATCGGCGGAATCTTTTTCTTCAATGCATACCACAACAAGCGAAAAGCGGCCTTGCTGCTGGAGCGGCAGAAAAACGAGATCGAGCGGCAAAAACATATCATTGAGGAAAAAAATAAAGATATTACAGACAGTATTTCCTATGCAGAAAGGATTCAAAGCGCTTTACTCACCAGTGATATGTATCTGCAAAAGCATTTTGGAGAGTCTTTTGTACTATTCCGTCCGCGCGATATTGTAAGCGGAGATTTTTACTGGGGATATGAAAAAGACGGCAATTTCTTTTTTGCCGCAGCCGATTCTACAGGTCACGGGGTTCCGGGCGCGTTCATGAGCATGATCGGGGTAAGTTTGCTCAACGAGATCATCATTGAAAGGAAGATTTCTAATCCGGCACTTATCCTGGATATTCTCCGAGAAGAGATCATTCACCGCCTGAATCCGGAAGGGCGGTCGGAGCGAAAAGACGGAATGGACATGGTGCTGATCCGTTATGATAAAACAGCCAGAGAGCTGGATTACGCGGCTGCTAATAATTCGTTTTACATTATACGAAACGGGAAGCTTCTCGTTCAACCGGCTGATAAAATGCCGGTAGGTGCCCATAGCGGGATCAACGCGGGTTTTACGCGGCACCGGCTGACCATGGAAAAAGAAGATATGATCTACTTATTCACGGA harbors:
- a CDS encoding tetratricopeptide repeat protein, translating into MFASTFSAVRGNALDSLLTLLKTAHDTDRIHLVILISDEYRFTDLDKAIQYGHLGVELAEKENYVVLMMEAYNYLGNAYRDKGNYDLGLIYLHKAEKLAKEENNLMWRSKSCNNLGNIYGEKGDDEMSLKYYIEGYKFAEQIGDYDAMVVTGGNVGAVYLSRKQPVPALQYFRQSLNSISKIKTEANKFRVQFAMWLNIGACHFDLDNMDSALFYFQKTLELAEKNKNASKIASAKEQIACVHMKRGNLTEAIQLFEEVLKIFRELDHKPKIQDMLVYMGEAYFRAGDYNKAAAIYEEALTLSKEMGINSYTFEIYDGISKVAEKQNDFKKAYLFSRNAIRFKDSIKRDEDIRLLAEMQTRFETEKKQKEIELLNEKDRNNKIIIWAVGIGLVLVLIGGIFFFNAYHNKRKAALLLERQKNEIERQKHIIEEKNKDITDSISYAERIQSALLTSDMYLQKHFGESFVLFRPRDIVSGDFYWGYEKDGNFFFAAADSTGHGVPGAFMSMIGVSLLNEIIIERKISNPALILDILREEIIHRLNPEGRSERKDGMDMVLIRYDKTARELDYAAANNSFYIIRNGKLLVQPADKMPVGAHSGINAGFTRHRLTMEKEDMIYLFTDGFADQFGGANGKKFKYRQLEQTLLAISGFSCEEQKNKLDRVFTDWKGPLEQVDDVLLAGFRIS